A region of Vigna radiata var. radiata cultivar VC1973A chromosome 10, Vradiata_ver6, whole genome shotgun sequence DNA encodes the following proteins:
- the LOC106775812 gene encoding putative pentatricopeptide repeat-containing protein At3g05240 → MINQNFILSLLAKCKSISELKKLHGLIVTTPTIKCIVPLSKLIDFCVDSEFGDINYANLVFRQIDTPSVYIWNSMIRGFVNSHNPRMSMLVYRQMIEDGYSPNHFTFPFALKACCLIADQDCGKCIHSCIVKSGFEDNAYVATGLLQMYASCADMKSGLQVFDNIPKSNVVAWTCLIAGFVNNNQPCEALKVFEDMSHWGVEPNEITMVNALVACALSRDVDSGRRIHQRIRKAGYDPFVSTPNSNIILATAILDMYAKCGCLKIARELFNKMPKRNIVAWNSMINAYNQYERHQEALDLFFDMWTCGFYPDKATFLSVLSVCAHLCALALGQAVHAYLLKTNIIATDIALDTALLDMYAKTGELGGAQKIFSSLQHKDVVIWTSMINGLAMHGRGNEALSMFQIMQKDSSLVPDHITYLGVLFACSHVGLVKEAQKHFRQMTEMYGIVPEREHYVCMVDLLSRAGHFIEAERLLGTMPVKPNTAIWGALLNGCQIHENLSVANQVKPQLTGREPGQSGVHVLLSNIYATAGMWEEVNVTRKVMKHRRITKTIGHSSLEII, encoded by the coding sequence ATGATAAACCAAAATTTCATACTCTCTCTGTTAGCAAAATGCAAGAGTATAAGTGAATTGAAAAAACTGCATGGTTTAATAGTCACAACCCCAACTATTAAGTGCATAGTCCCCTTGAGCAAGCTTATTGACTTCTGTGTAGATTCAGAATTTGGGGACATCAATTATGCAAACTTGGTATTTCGCCAAATTGATACCCCTAGCGTTTACATTTGGAACTCTATGATACGAGGCTTCGTTAACAGTCACAATCCAAGAATGTCTATGCTTGTGTATAGACAAATGATAGAAGATGGGTATTCCCCCAATCACTTTACTTTCCCATTTGCACTCAAAGCATGTTGTCTAATTGCCGATCAAGATTGTGGAAAATGCATTCATAGCTGCATAGTGAAATCCGGGTTTGAAGATAATGCCTATGTTGCTACTGGATTACTCCAAATGTATGCGTCATGTGCAGATATGAAGTCAGGACTGCAAGTATTTGATAATATTCCCAAGTCGAATGTGGTTGCTTGGACTTGTTTGATTGCTGGGTTTGTGAACAATAATCAACCATGTGAAGCTTTGAAGGTGTTTGAAGACATGAGCCATTGGGGTGTCGAGCCTAATGAAATAACTATGGTGAATGCTTTGGTTGCCTGTGCTCTTAGCAGAGACGTTGACAGTGGACGTCGGATCCACCAGCGCATTCGTAAGGCTGGTTATGATCCCTTTGTGTCCACACCTAATAGTAATATCATTCTTGCAACTGCAATTCTTGATATGTATGCCAAATGTGGTTGCTTGAAGATAGCAAGAGAACTGTTCAACAAAATGCCCAAGAGAAACATTGTAGCTTGGAACAGTATGATTAATGCCTACAATCAGTATGAGAGGCATCAGGAGGCGCTAGATCTCTTTTTTGATATGTGGACTTGTGGCTTTTATCCTGATAAGGCTACCTTTCTAAGTGTTTTGAGTGTTTGTGCCCATCTGTGTGCTCTAGCATTGGGACAAGCTGTTCACGCTTATCTATTAAAAACTAACATTATTGCAACAGACATTGCCCTTGATACTGCTCTTCTTGACATGTATGCCAAGACTGGTGAGTTAGGAGGTGCACAGAAGATTTTTAGCAGTTTGCAGCATAAGGATGTGGTGATCTGGACTAGCATGATCAATGGTTTAGCCATGCATGGTCGTGGAAATGAAGCATTGAGTATGTTTCAAATAATGCAAAAGGATAGTTCTCTAGTTCCTGATCACATCACTTACCTAGGAGTTTTATTTGCATGTAGTCATGTTGGACTCGTTAAAGAGGCTCAAAAACATTTTAGACAAATGACAGAAATGTACGGTATAGTGCCAGAAAGAGAGCATTATGTGTGCATGGTTGATCTTTTGAGTCGGGCTGGTCATTTCATAGAAGCAGAAAGATTATTGGGGACAATGCCCGTAAAACCAAATACTGCCATATGGGGTGCTCTTTTAAATGGCTGCCAGATTCATGAAAACTTGTCTGTTGCTAATCAAGTGAAACCACAACTAACAGGGCGGGAACCTGGTCAAAGTGGGGTTCATGTTCTTCTATCTAATATATATGCAACAGCTGGCATGTGGGAAGAGGTAAACGTGACTAGAAAAGTTATGAAGCATAGAAGGATCACAAAGACAATTGGTCACAGTTCGCTTGAAATTATATAA